The genomic stretch ccatctctactaaaaatacaaacattacccgggcgtggtggcgggcacctgtaaacccagctagtggagcggctgaggcaggagaatcattttgaacccaggaggcagaggctgcattgagctgagatcgaaccactacactccaacctgggtgacagagcgagactctgtctcaccaaaaaaaaaaaaaaaaagaaagaaaaagaaagaaaaagaaaaaagaaaagaaacagagaacatGAATCCACTGTAGCTGGGTGGGAACATCTGTACTCTCCTGTCTCCTCAATCTCCTTCCTAAAAGGTCAGACTTAGATTTTCCTGAGCCCAGTCTTCTCTCTTTTACATTAAAGGCCAGAAACTCCACTGCTCACAGGGGCCAGTCAGGTGGCTAAAATGACTGTGACAGGTAGGGACAGTCTGGCCACTAGGGAGTGACCCCCCCACCCATTCCCAACACCCCCCACCTGGGCCAAGCAGCAGCTGTTTCTCAGCTCTAGCCTAACCCCACCCCATGGAAATGGAACCCAGTGTTACCAAAGTTTTTGAAAGAAACCAGAAATCCAAATCATTATGTGAAGTCTCCCCATGTTTAAACTTTGACAATTAATTcatactcttaaaaaaaaaaaaaatagagtgtcTCAAAAACCCATCCTCCAATCACCAATCGCAGCTTCTGCCGGGGGTGTGTCTGCATGGGTTGTCCACctgtccttcctcccctcccttccagtCCAGCCCCCTCTACTCTAGAGGTGCCTGTGCTACTCAGGTATCCAAGCAGCCTGGCCAGGGGTTCCCCTGCAAGAGGGAAGGGtaggcagggaggaaggagggaggggttCTGCGCCCcagctgtgtttttgtttgtgcgGGAGAGACTAATGCCTGTCACCCCTGAGGCTCTCGGCCAGTGCTGGTTCCTTTCTCTGGGTGCCCTTCCTCTTGGGACCTCTTAGCTCCACCTCACTCCTCATTCCATGTGCCCTCTAGGAGTCAATCTACTCTCCCCTTAACCTTCCCCATCTCAAAGGGGAAAGTGAGGTTCAGGACCTGCTCGGGTCTATATGTTGAAACAGCAAAGAAGCCCGTCCCCTCTGCTCAACCTCAATCTCAGCTGCTCCAGATTCTCCCCCTCTTTTCAGgtctcctctgtcctccctcctccacccccagtgtgtttagtttttgtttttagcaccGGCCTAAATGCTTCCTCAGTGGCCAGCATCACTGTTTCCCCAGCTCACAGAGCGGAGGTTTAGCTTTCTTCCCTATAGCCCTCTCCGACGAAGATGTCCAGCCCTTACCTTGTTTATGGCATCCCAGTTGATGAAACCCAGCTTGGATTTAAAATTCTAtggaggaaacaaaaagaagaatgGCCAAATTGAGTCATAAGGTAATTGGCCGAGAGAGGTCAAGGGCCACTGCTGACTGTTGGTTTAGAAAGAGGACCCCAGACTGTGGGGCCAAGGGCAGGGGTTGGTTTTCCAAATGCGAGTGAACAGAGCCATCTCACAGAACTCACCTTCCAGAAAGTGTCAAAGTTAAACATCCCAGGAGACGTCTCAGAGTTCTATGAAACCAAGGAGATATGGGATGAGAGAAGAACCCACTTTGTGAGCCCGAGTCGGGAGATCTGAGTGGCAGGAGGGGAGGCGAGGATTGCGTGACACCGTGGTCCCAGCCCACGGTGGAGTGTTGCCTCCACTCACCACAGTATTGACTCCACCAACAGCGTCACCTCCTCCACTGCCCCAGCTCGACCCTTGCCCCTGGGTGGGGAAAAGGGGGACCGATGTCCAAGGCTTATGCTTCCTATCATGCCTGCCACCTGTCAACCTGCCCCGGATTGCTTCATCCCCACCTCGGTCCAGGCTTCCTGTCCTCCTCTCTATAAAGCTGCCTTCTCTTCCTTACACAGCACCAAAAATTCACCTGGGAAAGCCTTCTTAGAATGGCTTGCTCCCATGGAACCCCACCCAGTCCCCTGAATCTCAATATTCAGACTCTTGCCTCCATCCTGGTCTGTCCCCAAAACACCTCAAGTAAATGAGATTAGCTAACGTGTAGTCCCACGGCACGCCAAGCACCATGCCTTATGTAGCATCTGTCTCCAGAGTCTGGACTCCACAACACTTTGGTCTGGTGGTGACATGGAAAGCTGTACAGTAACTGAAGGCTGCGTGAGTCAGGCTTCACTGTCCTCATTTTACTGGAGGAAGCTCAGGCTCGGAGAGGTTAGCTGACTTGCCTGAAGATACACAGATGACATGATAGAGCTGGTGgtgtttttaatatatatcttaaatttttttgaggctgggcatggtgggtcacgcctgtaatcccagcactttgagaggccgaggcgggtggatcacctgaggtcaggagttcgaaaacagcctggccaacatagtgaaaccccatctctactaaaaatacaaaattagtcaggcatggtggcacatgcctgtaatcccagctacttgggaggctgaggcatgtaatcctagctacctagGATTACATTACAGGAtcacattacaggtgtgagccactgcacatggcctattattttctttttaaaaagtagagacagggtcttcctatgttgctcaggctggtctcaaacttctggactcaaatgatccccacacctcagcctcccaaagtgctgggattacagtcatgctgGTGCCTGGCCAGAGCTGGCTTTCGAAACCTCATCTTCTACCTCAAAGCTCAGTGACTTTCTCCTTCTCAACACTGCCTCCCTAAGTATGGAAATCCCCTTGACCATTCTTCTGTtacttttatctgttttttcccCTTACGAAAGTAACATGGCTCCGATCCAaatcaaaaggaaggaaggaatgaatgaaccaaAGATGGAGATGGGGATCCCAGACCCCTGTTTTGGTCTCTTGATGGTCACTGGACACAGATTCAGAGCAGCTTGCAAGAAGAAActgatatttttgtttctcttcccaGGATCTTAGCATGCTTCACCATCCCTTCTCCTAAAGCCAACCCTGTCTGCCCCTAGGCTCACCCGATAATTGTCTCCAGAGCCTCCAAGGAGGCGATTGCCCTCTTTGCTTGTTTcctagggagagagaaaaaggagaggagtTGATGGGGAGGCAGGCGGGCAGGGGGACGAGAGGGCAGGGAAGTAGGGTGTCGGTGAGGGATTCCTGAATCGGGGGACTGAGACATGAGCATGACAGAGGACTTCCCAGAGGCCTGAGAAAGAGGTCCTTCTCTGAGGGAAGTTCCATCTGCCCTGAGATCTCGTTTCAAGCTCCTGTGGGTCGGGTGGCTGCTCACTTACGATGTGCATAGATAACATCGCCATCTCTGTTTATGTTCATTTCTGCAAGCCGCCCAAAATCCATCAGGGAGGGCTTTGCCAGCAAAGCATCCGAATTCTCTCCTGGCTTTGGAGCTGGAGTGATCCAGGCTGTTACACTAAATTGACTCAAACTGAAGGACCCTGTCTGGGCTGATTGGCATTAGTAAAAAAAGGGGATGCTAGCTGGAGAGCCAGTGGGGGCTGAGGCGGCATAGAGTAGACTGGCTGGTCCCCTCTTAAGGGAGAGGTGGGCTCCTCTGGAGTCCTGCTTTATCTGCTGTGAAACATGGCGAATTCCCAGACCCATCAGTACTTCCTCGTTCCCAGAGCTCTCAGGTAGACCTGGCAGGGATGTGGGACCACCTGTCTGCCAGTATTGCTCCTGGAGAACAGACCTCAACCCCACTTACTACCGGCACAGTCTCTGACCCCACATCTACCATCCTCTTACCCTCATGTTGCTGGAAACTCCCTGTCCTCTGAAGCCCTGCAGGGTGAGACAAAGAAACACAGACCCCTGCTGAAGATCCTGAGGCCACCCCCGAAAATTAATGTATTGATTTAATATGATTAAGAATCCTAATGGCACTCTCTTTTGGAACTGGTCCGAACACTGACATTTTTTTAGGAGGATGAAAGTCTAAGAATAGGTAAGAAAACACTGGAAAAGATAAATGGTAAGTGAAGATAAGAGGTAGATTGTAACATAACTCTAAAGCTACCATAAATAAAGCAGTCCTGTCCGACAGAATTCCCAGAAACTCCCCAAAATACTAAGGTATTTACAAGAGGCATTTTAAATCAGTGGTTGAAGTGATTGAATACATGGGACTGGGAATATCAGTGAAGTATTTTGGGGGAAAATTTTAGTTCTAGCTCATCAATTTCCTCCTCTCTGTTTTTAACCAGTTTTCCCCTCATAAAGGAGGACACAGCTCAGATACAAAGCACAGGGTAAGTCTGGTTAGATGGAGGGGTGGGACTAGACAGCATATAGGAAAACAAAGTCCAGATGCATCCCAGTTAAATTGAAAAAGTGAAATTGCAGGAGTATGCATAGTGCTAGAAGAAAATTACCTTAAAGCGGTACACCAAGAGCAAAAACCATAGAGGAAAAGATGGCTGCTTTTTGACTACTTATATACTTAAAACTGCGgtatattaaaaaacaagaaaagtccgggtgcagtagctcatgcctgtaatcccagcactttgagaggcagaggcggacagatcacctgagatcaggagtttgagaccagcctggccaacatggtgaaaccccgtctctactaaaaatacaaaaaaaaaatagccagaggtggtggctggcgtctgtaatcccagctactcgggaggctgaggtaagagaatcgcttgaacccaggaggtggagtttccagtgagctcagatcgcaccactgccctccagcctgggtaacagagcgggactccatctcaaaaaggaaaaaaacacaaactagAAAGAGGGTTACAAAtgggaagaaattttttttaaaaaaccagtttGTTCCCATAAAAGGTTAGTATCCCTCATAGATTATCCAAAAAGAGATGTCTCTACTCAGCCCCAGCACCTCCGGTCTGGCCTTGCCCCTGGCCACGTGGGTCCTTTCCCACCAACGCCTCACCCAGGAGCTTGTTAGCAACGCGGCTAACCGGCTCAGCCCGACCCAGCCCTGTTAGAGCAACCTGCACTTTCACAAGATCTCCGTGACACTAACTCTCAGCACCACAGGTGCTGACATAAAGCCCACATTTCCAGCAAAACTGGGGGGAATGTTTTTCCGAAGCACTCTGAATCCCCCAGAGTTCACCACAGTCTGTTCCCCGGCTGGATAGAGGACACTTAAGACAATTGTGCTTCTAAAAGGACCGGTTTACATGGAATTTCTCCCAGCCCCATCTGTGGTATAAGGTGAGGTATATCACAGCAAGATTTGCAATTAATTAGTACTTTGGAAATCGTTAGCATTTTTAGGAGTGCATTTGGTTTCTTCTGCCGAAATAGTCAGTTCCCTGCAGACAAGGCAGGAGGGGGTTGAGCAGAGTTGAGTTAGGAGGAGCGGGCACAGTCCTGGGCAGGAACTGCAGTCCCCAGGAGACTTAAGAGACTTTGGCTCTCACCTGAATCCCAGATTCCCCGCTCCCGCGGGCTTCATTCCCTGGCTTTTCACACTGCCGAGGAGAGAAAGGGGAGACTTTCCCTCAGTCCCCTCCCAGACCAGTCCCAGCCCCAAAATGGCAGCATTTTAACCCTGGGGCGAGCCGCTTCCGCTCCACCTCCGCGGCCATCCAGCCCCATCTCCGCGGAGCCTTGGCTCCCCGATCCTGCGAGTGAAACCAGctgctcttcttttccttcccgCGGTTGGTGGGAGATTCACGCCAGCCACTCACCCCGGGTTTATGTCCATTTCCTCCGCCGCTCCCACCGTGGTTGCCGGAGGAGGAGCCGGTGCTGGATCCCTGCAGGGGAAAGCAAGATTTCAAACGCTGTCCTAAAGGACCTAAAGGGGACCCAGTCGTTCCCAGCGGTGTTACAGATTTGTTGGAACCCCAATCAGATTCCAGTCCTCTTTCCAACCTCCAGACCTTCCCCCTCTTTAGCCTGTTGGTCGCTGCAGGAAGTTATTCCGAGCATGGAGAAGGCCAGGTGTGGCCGAGGGTATTTGGAGAACCTGAGCTGCTGCCCACCGCAGGCCGGGGGTGGGAACCCCTGGAGCCCGGCCGCGCAGTAGCCGCGATCCTGCCACCAGAGGGCAGCAAGTGGAAGGGACCCTAGAGCCCTCACCTGGGAGCGGCCGTAGCTGCCTTGGTCACCATTCCCAGAACTGCCCTAGATGGGGGAGAGGAGGATCATACGGGGAGCGGCGCATGAGAGCAGCTCAGGTTATTCGGCTTATTGTGTCCACGCACCTCCTCCTGTCTGACACTTTTCCCGACCCCCGAGGAAGCCAGATGTGGCTCCCTCTCCAGCTCGACTCCAAGACACGGGATGGGAGAGGCCGTCAGCCAAGGGGTTGGACAGGCCATTGACCAGGAGGCTGGAGAGACTGCCGGCTCTGGAGTCAGTGAGGCCCGGGGCCCTGGGGTGGCAGCTGCGGGGTCACAGCGCCCCTTCCTGCCCTCACACCCATCGTGCAGGGGCCCCATGTGTGAATGTCGTCTGCACCCGTCGCTCTGTCAGCGTCCGTAGGTCTCCCGGATCACAGTCCTGCCCCCATTCTCCTGGGAGCTTCCCAGACAAGTGTCATATTCTCCCATGTCCCCCTCTTTCTCCGCCACCCAACGGTCTCCTGAGACTTGCCAAGTGGACTTGACTGCAAGAGCTTAGACAGGCGGGATAACGTCCCCACCATCACAGAGTGGAAAATAGGGATACAGAGTCAGAAGCTGTGGGGTGGCTCTGGCAGAAACGATAGTGCACGCATCAGGGGCACAGCATGGGTGGGgaacaggaggctgagggagcctCAGGGTGACGACTATCAGCGAGGCTGCCTATCCTGGGGCAGCGGCAGCTTTCAGAGAAACTTGGAGCCCTCTCCCGGCAGGGACCACTAGGGCCTCaccccatctcagccttccacagAGGTGCCAAACTCACCCAGGAGGACTCACTGCCGCTGTCACCTCTGCTGCCAccattgttgctgctgctgccaccactgttgccactgctgccaccactgctgctgccactgctgttGCCACCGCTGTTGCCGCCACCGCTGTtgccactgctgccaccactgctgctgccaccactgctgctgcCATTGTTGTTGTCACCAttgctgccactgccactgctgccactgccactgctgccTGACTGTGAGCCGCTGCCTCCCTGAGGGGCAGGAAGGGAGCAGGGCTGGGATTAAAGACAGAGCACCAAGACgggcccctcctccctccctctccacccaGGCCATATTCCATGATGCCCAGTCTAAGGGGAGCAGAACTTCTCCAATTCCTCCTGGTGCACAACTCCTGGGTTGCCCCTCTCCACTCACCCCAGAGTTGCTGGAGCCTCCGCCTGAGCCAGATGGTGGGGGGTTAGTGCACTGTCGAGGGAAAGGGATGGTGAGTTTGGGGACGGTGAGTTTGGAGACTTTGGCCTCGGCCATGGACACAGGCCAGGCCTCTCCCATTCTTTAGGGCTTGGCTTCCTTTCTCCTAATGTGTTTCTCCCACCTCCCCTTCCCATTTGcctcctccccaggcccaggcccgtctcttcctttttttttttttttttttttttttgagacagggtctcactctgttgctcaggctggagtgcagtgatgcgatctcggctcactgcaacctccatctcccaggttcaagtgattctcctgcctccgcctcccaagtggctgcgattacaggcgcatgccaccatgaccggctgatttttgtatttttagtgaagacagagtttcaccatgttgaccaggctggtcttgaactcctgacctcaggtgatccacgtgccttggcctcccaaagtgctgggattacaggcgtgagccacctcgcccagccccatCTCTTCCTCTCACCCCAATCCCTCCACTCCCCCATCTTgctttcctctttgtctttccCCAGCTCTCCGTAGCCTGCACCCAGTGGCTTCTTCATTTGTTCCCAGCCCCTTCCTCTTACCCCTTCATTCTGGTTGCTGGCTCTCACTGCACCGTAGCCAGGCTGGGCCACAGCTCCCTGCAGAGAGGGTGAGACTGAGAGTAGGATCCAGAGGGACCAGGGAGGCACGCGGAGCATGTGAgcttggagggagggaggtggcaggTAGCAGGTCTGGGGGTGACTTTACCTGAGTGTTGGTCCCAAAGTTTGGTGGCCCTCCATTGCCTCCTTGACCCCAGGGAGCTCCCTGAGGGTTGATTCCAAAGCTGCCTGCTGAGTTTCCGGGGTATCCGTGGACCCACGGAGTCCCCAGACCTCCAGGAttgccctggccctggcctccaAGGCCACCTTGAGAGCCAAAGATGCCATGGCCTCCAGAAGTTTCCTGCAAGAACAACATACCTGCACTTAGTGGGACCATCTCTGACCCTGGTAGAGAAGAGCCAGGGCAAATCATAGAGAGACcgggagagagacaggcagagggacTCCAGGGTGGCATAGGATGGGGGCGGAACATAGAAGGAAGCTGCCCCAGAACTGCAAGTAAGAGATCCATCCATCCTTTCAACCATTTCCCAAGAATCTCAGCCCAGCAGCCCACAGCCTCCCATTTCCACACGCAGCCCCACAGCCACTCACCCAAGCACCACTGTGGTCAGGCACCCCCTGCCAGGAGCTGCGGACAGCATCTGCTCTGTGTCGAATGACGTCTTCCGCCTGTCTGCCAATCTCATGCCCAGTGTTTCCCAGAGCATGGGCTGCTTCCCCGACCCTGTTGCCCAAAGCATCTGCTGCGCCAAAGCCTGGAACCTGCCTGACTCCAGTGCCAACTGCTTCTCTGGTCCCTTGGCCAAGGGCCTCACTGACTTTAGAGCCGGCTGCCCCTCCGGCCTCTTTGCCAATGGCCTTTCCCACCCCTTGGCTCAGGGCGTCTCCCATGCCATGTCCGATGGCCTCCCCAATATTTGTCCCAGTGCTTTCCCCTCCGCTCTGCAGGGGGCCAGCCTCCCCACTGCCCAGGCAGAGGGCCAGCAGGAGGCAGGCCAGGGACCCCTGGAACTTCATCTCTGCCCAGCCCCCTCTCTCTCCAGAGTGTCTTCCTCCCACCAGGGTCTCCTCCTTGCTGCCCTTGCTCTGCGTCTGTGtgccctcctctttcctcctccttcggactccctgtcctccctccctctgggTCTGCAGCCTTCTCTCTCCTGTCCTCAACTGCCCGGGCTTCTCAGAGTCCACCTCCCTGTCACTACTCCTTATACTCTAGGTTGGGAGAAGGTGACAGGGCTGGGCAACCTGAGGTCCCTCCCCGCAGTGACTCAGGGCCCAGCCACCGATAGGGTAATCAGCTGTTATTGTGAGTCTGAGAGTCTCTGTCGAAACAGAGAGTGAGCTGcatcagggagggagggagggataaacGGATGAGGTGATGCAAAAGTGCTCCCATTTCCCAACCCCAGGCATTCGGGGcactgggtgggggcaggggcatcCAAGGAGACAGGTTGTCGTTGGCTCCTGGAggcggtggggtgggggcagactTAGAAGAGAGGAGTTACTGGCAGAACCCCACCAAGGGAGTAAGGACAGGGAAGCCCCAGGGGACAGGACCCACCCAGGCTCAGCCAGCCTGGCTCAGGGGCTCCAGAGTGACAGGCACTGCCCGTCCTCGGCCTTTCTCAGTTTCAGCACCTtagcctctcctctccctctcccctcccgcATTGCCACCTACAGGTGACTGCCCTCTTGTTCCTCCACCCCTTCCAGCCTGCAGAGAGAGACTGGCAGTCGCGGGGCTGCGTGTCAGCTTCTGAGGTTCTGGGGAGAGCCCCCGGGGGAACCCTCGGTGTTGGGGAAGGAGGTGGCTGTAGCCCTTTGAGTGGTCAGCAGGGTGTCTCAGCGTTCAGGCTGCTCCCGGCTGAGAAAGCTGGGCGCGGAGCAGGGCAGCCGGGCACGCCAGCCACCCCCGGGGAACGAGTGGGAGGGAAGGCCAAGGGAGGGAGCCGCTGACCCAGGCGCCCATCCTGTTTACGCAGCCCTAGAGGGGCACGTGTGAGTATAAGCGCCTATGAGGGGCGGGACTGGGCCAGCTCACCCCACCCATCCCCCAGGCCAGGGGCCAGGGCAGCAATGGCAAGCGAGAAGAGGGTAGCGCAAGGTCAGGAGCCATCCGTGAGCACCACGGCCCTCTACCCAGTCCCAGCTCGGGATACAGAACCTGGGAGCCTCCCCCCGCCTCACCCCTGCCCAGCAAGTGTGGCTGCTTCTCTATTCCCAGGGGCCACAGGGCCTCCCACTGTTTTGTATCACTGGGGTTCATCGCCCAGTTAGGAGGGGCCAGTTTCCATCAGCCTTTCTCAATGTCTCTCAGTcagtctctctcttctctccacccCAATATCCGCACCCCAGCTTATAACATCCAACACTTCTTACCTTGTAAACACTATCCCCATCTGTCCTCCTCAGCTCCTACTTCCCTGTTATTCCATCTCTAACTCGTTAATGATGATAATAGCGAtggtggtaataataataataataataattacagctCCAGCTTATCAGCGGTTCTGTATGTACCCAGCATTGGACTAAGCACAAGCAGTTTAAGAATTATACAACTCTGGGAGatagttctttttttctagagacagggtct from Pan paniscus chromosome 20, NHGRI_mPanPan1-v2.0_pri, whole genome shotgun sequence encodes the following:
- the DMKN gene encoding dermokine isoform X39, whose protein sequence is MKFQGSLACLLLALCLGSGEAGPLQSGGESTGTNIGEAIGHGMGDALSQGVGKAIGKEAGGAAGSKVSEALGQGTREAVGTGVRQVPGFGAADALGNRVGEAAHALGNTGHEIGRQAEDVIRHRADAVRSSWQGVPDHSGAWETSGGHGIFGSQGGLGGQGQGNPGGLGTPWVHGYPGNSAGSFGINPQGAPWGQGGNGGPPNFGTNTQGAVAQPGYGAVRASNQNEGCTNPPPSGSGGGSSNSGGGSGSQSGSSGSGSSGSGSNGDNNNGSSSGGSSSGGSSGNSGGGNSGGNSSGSSSGGSSGNSGGSSSNNGGSRGDSGSESSWGSSTGSSSGNHGGSGGGNGHKPGCEKPGNEARGSGESGIQNSETSPGMFNFDTFWKNFKSKLGFINWDAINKNQVPPPSTRALLYFSRLWEDFKQNTPFLNWKAIIEGADASSLQKRAGRADQNYNYNQHAYPTAYGGQYSVKTPAKGGVSPSSSASRVQPGLLQWVKFW
- the DMKN gene encoding dermokine isoform X34; its protein translation is MKFQGSLACLLLALCLGSGEAGPLQSGGESTGTNIGEAIGHGMGDALSQGVGKAIGKEAGGAAGSKVSEALGQGTREAVGTGVRQVPGFGAADALGNRVGEAAHALGNTGHEIGRQAEDVIRHRADAVRSSWQGVPDHSGAWETSGGHGIFGSQGGLGGQGQGNPGGLGTPWVHGYPGNSAGSFGINPQGAPWGQGGNGGPPNFGTNTQGAVAQPGYGAVRASNQNEGCTNPPPSGSGGGSSNSGGGSGSQSGSSGSGSSGSGSNGDNNNGSSSGGSSSGGSSGNSGGGNSGGNSSGSSSGGSSGNSGGSSSNNGGSRGDSGSESSWGSSTGSSSGNHGGSGGGNGHKPGCEKPGNEARGSGESGIQNSETSPGMFNFDTFWKNFKSKLGFINWDAINKNQVPPPSTRALLYFSRLWEDFKQNTPFLNWKAIIEGADASSLQKRAGRADQPGAGWQEVAAVTSKNYNYNQHAYPTAYGGQYSVKTPAKGGVSPSSSASRVQPGLLQWVKFW
- the DMKN gene encoding dermokine isoform X41, whose protein sequence is MKFQGSLACLLLALCLGSGEAGPLQSGGESTGTNIGEAIGHGMGDALSQGVGKAIGKEAGGAAGSKVSEALGQGTREAVGTGVRQVPGFGAADALGNRVGEAAHALGNTGHEIGRQAEDVIRHRADAVRSSWQGVPDHSGAWETSGGHGIFGSQGGLGGQGQGNPGGLGTPWVHGYPGNSAGSFGINPQGAPWGQGGNGGPPNFGTNTQGAVAQPGYGAVRASNQNEGCTNPPPSGSGGGSSNSGGGSGSQSGSSGSGSSGSGSNGDNNNGSSSGGSSSGGSSGNSGGGNSGGNSSGSSSGGSSGNSGGSSSNNGGSRGDSGSESSWGSSTGSSSGNHGGSGGGNGHKPGNSETSPGMFNFDTFWKNFKSKLGFINWDAINKNQVPPPSTRALLYFSRLWEDFKQNTPFLNWKAIIEGADASSLQKRAGRADQNYNYNQHAYPTAYGGQYSVKTPAKGGVSPSSSASRVQPGLLQWVKFW
- the DMKN gene encoding dermokine isoform X18, translating into MKFQGSLACLLLALCLGSGEAGPLQSGGESTGTNIGEAIGHGMGDALSQGVGKAIGKEAGGAAGSKVSEALGQGTREAVGTGVRQVPGFGAADALGNRVGEAAHALGNTGHEIGRQAEDVIRHRADAVRSSWQGVPDHSGAWETSGGHGIFGSQGGLGGQGQGNPGGLGTPWVHGYPGNSAGSFGINPQGAPWGQGGNGGPPNFGTNTQGAVAQPGYGAVRASNQNEGCTNPPPSGSGGGSSNSGGGSGSQSGSSGSGSSGSGSNGDNNNGSSSGGSSSGGSSGNSGGGNSGGNSSGSSSGGSSGNSGGSSSNNGGSRGDSGSESSWGSSGNGDQGSYGRSQGSSTGSSSGNHGGSGGGNGHKPGCEKPGNEARGSGESGIQGFRGQGVSSNMRETSKEGNRLLGGSGDNYRNSETSPGMFNFDTFWKNFKSKLGFINWDAINKDFKQNTPFLNWKAIIEGADASSLQKRAGRADQPGAGWQEVAAVTSKNYNYNQHAYPTAYGGQYSVKTPAKGGVSPSSSASRVQPGLLQWVKFW
- the DMKN gene encoding dermokine isoform X42, with product MKFQGSLACLLLALCLGSGEAGPLQSGGESTGTNIGEAIGHGMGDALSQGVGKAIGKEAGGAAGSKVSEALGQGTREAVGTGVRQVPGFGAADALGNRVGEAAHALGNTGHEIGRQAEDVIRHRADAVRSSWQGVPDHSGAWETSGGHGIFGSQGGLGGQGQGNPGGLGTPWVHGYPGNSAGSFGINPQGAPWGQGGNGGPPNFGTNTQGAVAQPGYGAVRASNQNEGCTNPPPSGSGGGSSNSGGGSGSQSGSSGSGSSGSGSNGDNNNGSSSGGSSSGGSSGNSGGGNSGGNSSGSSSGGSSGNSGGSSSNNGGSRGDSGSESSWGSSTGSSSGNHGGSGGGNGHKPGCEKPGNEARGSGESGIQGFRGQGVSSNMRETSKEGNRLLGGSGDNYRGQGSSWGSGGGDAVGGVNTVNSETSPGMFNFDTFWKNFKSKLGFINWDAINKDQRSSRIP
- the DMKN gene encoding dermokine isoform X22, coding for MKFQGSLACLLLALCLGSGEAGPLQSGGESTGTNIGEAIGHGMGDALSQGVGKAIGKEAGGAAGSKVSEALGQGTREAVGTGVRQVPGFGAADALGNRVGEAAHALGNTGHEIGRQAEDVIRHRADAVRSSWQGVPDHSGAWETSGGHGIFGSQGGLGGQGQGNPGGLGTPWVHGYPGNSAGSFGINPQGAPWGQGGNGGPPNFGTNTQGAVAQPGYGAVRASNQNEGCTNPPPSGSGGGSSNSGGGSGSQSGSSGSGSSGSGSNGDNNNGSSSGGSSSGGSSGNSGGGNSGGNSSGSSSGGSSGNSGGSSSNNGGSRGDSGSESSWGSSTGSSSGNHGGSGGGNGHKPGGFRGQGVSSNMRETSKEGNRLLGGSGDNYRGQGSSWGSGGGDAVGGVNTVNSETSPGMFNFDTFWKNFKSKLGFINWDAINKNQVPPPSTRALLYFSRLWEDFKQNTPFLNWKAIIEGADASSLQKRAGRADQNYNYNQHAYPTAYGGQYSVKTPAKGGVSPSSSASRVQPGLLQWVKFW
- the DMKN gene encoding dermokine isoform X13 → MKFQGSLACLLLALCLGSGEAGPLQSGGESTGTNIGEAIGHGMGDALSQGVGKAIGKEAGGAAGSKVSEALGQGTREAVGTGVRQVPGFGAADALGNRVGEAAHALGNTGHEIGRQAEDVIRHRADAVRSSWQGVPDHSGAWETSGGHGIFGSQGGLGGQGQGNPGGLGTPWVHGYPGNSAGSFGINPQGAPWGQGGNGGPPNFGTNTQGAVAQPGYGAVRASNQNEGCTNPPPSGSGGGSSNSGGGSGSQSGSSGSGSSGSGSNGDNNNGSSSGGSSSGGSSGNSGGGNSGGNSSGSSSGGSSGNSGGSSSNNGGSRGDSGSESSWGSSTGSSSGNHGGSGGGNGHKPGGFRGQGVSSNMRETSKEGNRLLGGSGDNYRGQGSSWGSGGGDAVGGVNTVNSETSPGMFNFDTFWKNFKSKLGFINWDAINKNQVPPPSTRALLYFSRLWEDFKQNTPFLNWKAIIEGADASSLQKRAGRADQPGAGWQEVAAVTSKNYNYNQHAYPTAYGGQYSVKTPAKGGVSPSSSASRVQPGLLQWVKFW
- the DMKN gene encoding dermokine isoform X40; amino-acid sequence: MKFQGSLACLLLALCLGSGEAGPLQSGGESTGTNIGEAIGHGMGDALSQGVGKAIGKEAGGAAGSKVSEALGQGTREAVGTGVRQVPGFGAADALGNRVGEAAHALGNTGHEIGRQAEDVIRHRADAVRSSWQGVPDHSGAWETSGGHGIFGSQGGLGGQGQGNPGGLGTPWVHGYPGNSAGSFGINPQGAPWGQGGNGGPPNFGTNTQGAVAQPGYGAVRASNQNEGCTNPPPSGSGGGSSNSGGGSGSQSGSSGSGSSGSGSNGDNNNGSSSGGSSSGGSSGNSGGGNSGGNSSGSSSGGSSGNSGGSSSNNGGSRGDSGSESSWGSSTGSSSGNHGGSGGGNGHKPGCEKPGNEARGSGESGIQETSKEGNRLLGGSGDNYRNSETSPGMFNFDTFWKNFKSKLGFINWDAINKDFKQNTPFLNWKAIIEGADASSLQKRAGRADQNYNYNQHAYPTAYGGQYSVKTPAKGGVSPSSSASRVQPGLLQWVKFW
- the DMKN gene encoding dermokine isoform X12, coding for MKFQGSLACLLLALCLGSGEAGPLQSGGESTGTNIGEAIGHGMGDALSQGVGKAIGKEAGGAAGSKVSEALGQGTREAVGTGVRQVPGFGAADALGNRVGEAAHALGNTGHEIGRQAEDVIRHRADAVRSSWQGVPDHSGAWETSGGHGIFGSQGGLGGQGQGNPGGLGTPWVHGYPGNSAGSFGINPQGAPWGQGGNGGPPNFGTNTQGAVAQPGYGAVRASNQNEGCTNPPPSGSGGGSSNSGGGSGSQSGSSGSGSSGSGSNGDNNNGSSSGGSSSGGSSGNSGGGNSGGNSSGSSSGGSSGNSGGSSSNNGGSRGDSGSESSWGSSGNGDQGSYGRSQGSSTGSSSGNHGGSGGGNGHKPGCEKPGNEARGSGESGIQETSKEGNRLLGGSGDNYRNSETSPGMFNFDTFWKNFKSKLGFINWDAINKNQVPPPSTRALLYFSRLWEDFKQNTPFLNWKAIIEGADASSLQKRAGRADQPGAGWQEVAAVTSKNYNYNQHAYPTAYGGQYSVKTPAKGGVSPSSSASRVQPGLLQWVKFW